In Vibrio atlanticus, the following proteins share a genomic window:
- the rpoH gene encoding RNA polymerase sigma factor RpoH, whose protein sequence is MANQAYQMALVTQDSLDSYIRSANSYPMLTPEEERGLAERLHYKGEIDAAKGLILSHLRFVVHVARGYSGYGLPMADLVQEGNIGLMKAVKRFNPEVGVRLVSFAVHWIKAEIHEYVLRNWRIVKIATTKAQRKLFFNLRKSKKRLGWFNNGEVETVARELGVEPSEVREMESRLAAQDATFEAPMDDDDGGSAYTAPVYYLEDKASDVAETVEAANWESHTNNRLGLALKSLDERSQHIVRSRWLDDNKATLQDLADTYSISAERVRQLEKNAMKKLKQAVGDF, encoded by the coding sequence ATGGCAAACCAAGCGTATCAAATGGCTTTAGTCACACAAGATAGTTTAGATAGCTATATCCGCTCAGCGAACAGCTACCCTATGCTGACTCCTGAAGAGGAACGTGGACTTGCAGAGCGATTACATTACAAAGGTGAGATCGACGCTGCGAAAGGCTTGATCCTTTCCCACCTAAGATTCGTGGTGCACGTTGCAAGAGGCTACTCTGGCTACGGGCTACCAATGGCTGATCTCGTCCAAGAAGGTAACATCGGCTTGATGAAGGCTGTTAAGCGCTTCAATCCAGAAGTTGGTGTTCGTCTAGTCTCTTTTGCTGTTCACTGGATCAAAGCTGAGATTCATGAGTACGTTTTGCGTAACTGGCGTATCGTTAAGATCGCAACAACGAAAGCACAACGTAAATTGTTCTTTAACCTTCGTAAGTCTAAAAAGCGTTTAGGTTGGTTCAATAACGGCGAAGTTGAGACGGTTGCACGTGAGTTGGGTGTTGAGCCTTCAGAAGTTCGTGAGATGGAATCACGCTTAGCGGCACAAGACGCTACGTTTGAAGCCCCGATGGACGACGACGACGGTGGTTCTGCTTACACAGCTCCAGTTTATTACCTAGAAGATAAAGCGTCAGACGTTGCTGAGACGGTTGAGGCAGCTAACTGGGAATCTCATACTAATAATCGCCTAGGTCTCGCATTGAAGAGCTTAGACGAGCGTAGTCAACACATTGTTCGCTCACGTTGGTTAGACGACAACAAAGCAACACTGCAAGACTTAGCGGATACCTATAGCATTTCTGCAGAGCGTGTCCGCCAGTTAGAAAAGAATGCGATGAAGAAATTGAAGCAAGCCGTTGGCGACTTCTAA
- the ftsX gene encoding permease-like cell division protein FtsX, translating to MAANKRIKKPQSNRAANRASSDGFFVVHWKQAKSSFSQMWQRPLGNLLTLAVISMALAMPACLYLLGKNVGEVAQDVTSPSQISAYVEDGIPEPRVMVLKDEIESWDQVDLVEYISPQQGLEDLSQYSGFEDALTILDDYSLPGVLVITPSVHSDTLIKELAGKVKKQELVTDVRLDEDWLARLDAIKALAAVIVITLTVLMLGAVFLIIGNTLRFNVLAHKEEIQTMKLIGATDSYILRPYLYAGMWFGVLGSISAWVMTALITVLLNSAVDDLAQLYDSHFRLIGLSWDESLLLLIVGTLLGSVAAKLSAQRHLKEIEPV from the coding sequence ATGGCCGCGAATAAGCGCATTAAGAAACCTCAATCCAATCGAGCAGCAAACCGGGCTTCAAGCGACGGTTTCTTTGTTGTTCATTGGAAACAAGCCAAGTCATCGTTCTCGCAAATGTGGCAGCGTCCGTTGGGTAACTTGCTGACGCTTGCGGTGATTTCAATGGCTTTAGCTATGCCCGCTTGTTTGTACCTACTGGGCAAGAACGTTGGTGAAGTGGCGCAAGATGTCACCAGCCCGTCACAAATTAGTGCCTATGTAGAGGATGGTATCCCTGAGCCGAGAGTCATGGTGCTTAAGGATGAAATTGAAAGTTGGGACCAAGTCGATCTGGTTGAGTACATTTCTCCGCAGCAAGGTCTTGAAGATCTTAGCCAGTATTCTGGTTTTGAGGACGCCCTAACTATCCTAGATGATTATTCATTGCCAGGTGTTTTGGTGATTACGCCAAGCGTACACAGCGACACGTTAATTAAAGAACTGGCAGGCAAGGTTAAGAAGCAAGAGTTAGTCACCGATGTTCGTTTAGATGAAGACTGGTTAGCTCGACTGGATGCTATCAAAGCACTTGCGGCTGTCATCGTGATTACCTTAACTGTGCTGATGCTGGGCGCAGTATTTCTGATTATCGGCAACACATTACGATTTAATGTGTTGGCGCATAAAGAAGAGATTCAAACCATGAAGCTGATTGGTGCTACCGACAGCTACATTCTTCGACCATACCTTTATGCTGGGATGTGGTTTGGCGTTTTAGGTTCGATTAGTGCTTGGGTAATGACGGCATTGATTACCGTATTGCTCAACAGTGCAGTGGATGATTTGGCTCAGCTTTATGATAGTCATTTTCGCTTAATTGGCCTGAGTTGGGATGAATCTTTATTACTTTTGATCGTCGGAACCCTGCTTGGTAGTGTGGCTGCGAAGCTTTCTGCACAGCGTCACCTAAAAGAAATTGAACCAGTTTAG
- the ftsE gene encoding cell division ATP-binding protein FtsE produces the protein MIKFQQVSKAYRGGRQALQKVDFHLKRGEMAFLGGHSGAGKSTLLKLICAIERPTDGRVWFNDHDITRIPAKDIPFLRRNIGIVFQDHRLLMDRSIFDNVALPMRIESISENEIKRRVSAALDKTGLLDKARCLPSQLSGGEQQRVGIARAVVNRPTLLLADEPTGNLDPELSSRVLRLFEEFNRAGVTIMLATHDIGLVNTRPQYRHLELNQGFLSEVEDYGRE, from the coding sequence GTGATCAAATTTCAGCAAGTGAGCAAAGCCTACCGAGGCGGACGACAAGCGCTCCAAAAAGTGGACTTTCATCTCAAACGAGGAGAGATGGCATTTTTAGGCGGGCACTCTGGTGCTGGTAAAAGTACCTTGCTGAAGTTGATCTGCGCGATAGAGCGTCCAACTGACGGACGTGTTTGGTTTAACGATCACGATATTACTCGTATCCCAGCCAAAGACATTCCCTTTTTACGCCGTAACATCGGGATTGTCTTTCAAGATCACCGCCTACTTATGGATCGCTCGATCTTCGATAACGTCGCTCTGCCTATGCGTATAGAATCTATTTCTGAAAACGAAATTAAACGTCGAGTCAGCGCCGCGTTGGACAAAACCGGTTTATTAGATAAAGCCCGTTGTTTGCCAAGCCAGCTCTCTGGAGGTGAGCAACAACGGGTCGGTATTGCTCGCGCTGTGGTTAACCGTCCAACTCTGCTTTTAGCGGATGAACCAACTGGTAATCTAGATCCTGAACTATCGAGTCGTGTATTACGCTTGTTTGAAGAGTTCAACCGTGCGGGTGTCACGATCATGCTAGCGACGCACGATATCGGGTTAGTGAACACTCGCCCTCAATATCGTCATCTGGAATTAAACCAAGGCTTTTTGAGTGAGGTTGAAGATTATGGCCGCGAATAA
- the ftsY gene encoding signal recognition particle-docking protein FtsY produces the protein MTEKKKRGLLSWLGFGEEEQSPKTQNEANVENVEDQTEVESQVEAEQVAPEVEDAKSTEPKSVESELAESEQTLEEAQQDQQPVAAEAEAEAEAEAEQEEVIAPQSKVEEVQEKPTESFFARLKRSLSRTKANIGAGFFGLFKGKQIDEDLFEELEEQLLIADVGMNTTVKIIENLTEKASRNDLKDGEALYGLLKEEMSEILSQVEQPLVVDTTKTPYVILMVGVNGVGKTTTIGKLAKQFQSEGKKVMLAAGDTFRAAAVEQLQVWGQRNDVPVIAQHTGADSASVIYDAIEAAKARGVDVVIADTAGRLQNKSNLMEELRKIVRVMKKIDDSAPHEIMLTLDAGTGQNAISQAKLFSDVAPVTGITLTKLDGTAKGGVIFSIADQFQIPIRYIGVGEGIDDLRPFESKDFIEALFSREE, from the coding sequence ATGACGGAAAAAAAGAAGCGCGGATTATTATCGTGGCTTGGTTTTGGTGAAGAAGAACAAAGCCCAAAAACTCAGAATGAAGCGAACGTAGAAAACGTTGAAGATCAAACTGAAGTTGAATCACAAGTTGAGGCTGAACAGGTCGCACCTGAAGTTGAAGACGCTAAATCAACGGAACCTAAGTCTGTTGAATCTGAACTTGCGGAGTCAGAGCAAACGCTTGAAGAGGCTCAACAAGATCAGCAGCCTGTCGCAGCAGAAGCAGAAGCAGAAGCAGAAGCAGAAGCAGAACAGGAAGAAGTGATTGCTCCTCAATCTAAGGTTGAAGAAGTTCAAGAGAAGCCGACAGAAAGCTTCTTTGCACGACTTAAGCGTAGCCTAAGCCGTACTAAAGCAAATATTGGTGCTGGCTTCTTTGGTTTGTTCAAAGGCAAGCAAATCGATGAAGACCTGTTTGAAGAATTAGAAGAGCAACTTCTGATCGCCGACGTGGGTATGAATACCACCGTGAAGATCATTGAAAACCTAACAGAAAAAGCATCCCGTAATGACCTAAAAGACGGTGAAGCGCTTTATGGTTTGCTTAAAGAAGAGATGTCAGAAATCTTGAGCCAAGTGGAACAGCCACTGGTTGTTGATACCACTAAAACACCTTACGTTATCTTAATGGTAGGTGTGAATGGCGTGGGTAAAACAACCACTATCGGTAAGCTGGCGAAACAATTCCAAAGTGAAGGCAAGAAAGTGATGCTGGCGGCGGGCGATACCTTCCGTGCGGCAGCGGTTGAACAACTTCAGGTTTGGGGGCAGCGTAATGATGTTCCGGTTATCGCTCAGCACACTGGTGCCGATAGCGCGTCTGTTATCTACGATGCGATTGAAGCGGCGAAAGCGCGTGGTGTTGATGTTGTGATTGCAGATACTGCAGGCCGTTTGCAGAACAAGAGCAACTTGATGGAAGAGCTACGCAAGATTGTTCGTGTAATGAAGAAGATCGATGATTCTGCACCGCACGAAATCATGTTAACGCTAGATGCAGGTACCGGTCAGAATGCGATTAGCCAAGCGAAGTTGTTTAGTGACGTGGCACCAGTAACGGGCATTACGCTAACTAAGCTAGATGGTACGGCGAAAGGTGGCGTAATTTTCTCAATTGCTGACCAGTTCCAGATTCCAATCCGCTACATTGGCGTGGGTGAAGGCATTGACGACCTGCGTCCATTTGAGTCGAAAGACTTTATTGAAGCACTATTTAGCCGCGAAGAGTAA
- the rsmD gene encoding 16S rRNA (guanine(966)-N(2))-methyltransferase RsmD, giving the protein MVRRRQQNTSQKKPSGGFVRIISGSWRGRKLPVHDLEGLRPTIDRVKETLFNWVAQDIPHSTCLDVFAGSGGLGFEAASRQAKMVTLLEMNQKAAKQLSDNAKELKADNINVVNTDAISFLKKPGTPYDMVFLDPPFRKGLLAETVQLLESNGWLADNAIIYVETEKELQLEAMPENWELHRDKTTGQSSYRLFNRITEE; this is encoded by the coding sequence ATGGTAAGACGTCGCCAGCAAAACACATCACAAAAAAAGCCATCCGGAGGCTTTGTTCGAATTATTAGTGGCTCATGGAGAGGTAGAAAGCTGCCTGTTCATGATTTAGAAGGATTACGCCCAACCATTGACCGAGTCAAAGAAACACTCTTTAACTGGGTGGCACAAGATATCCCACATTCGACCTGCTTGGATGTATTCGCCGGTTCTGGTGGTCTAGGTTTTGAAGCCGCTTCTCGCCAAGCAAAAATGGTGACACTGCTCGAAATGAATCAAAAAGCGGCCAAACAGCTTTCTGATAACGCGAAAGAGCTCAAAGCAGACAACATCAATGTAGTCAACACTGATGCTATCTCTTTTCTTAAGAAACCAGGCACTCCTTACGATATGGTCTTTCTTGATCCTCCATTTCGTAAAGGCTTACTCGCAGAAACAGTACAACTGCTTGAGAGCAACGGTTGGCTTGCAGACAACGCCATCATTTACGTCGAGACAGAGAAAGAGCTACAACTCGAAGCTATGCCAGAAAACTGGGAATTACATCGCGATAAGACCACTGGCCAGTCGAGCTACCGACTGTTCAATCGAATCACTGAAGAATAG
- a CDS encoding DUF1145 domain-containing protein, with product MKFLLPLAKAAIAFVWFILIANIFYPFPGNAAIALYIMTAFLFFMHGLQMLIFIGAFGDKIEMSRWEKWSILIFGVFALLDIRRKHMM from the coding sequence ATGAAGTTCTTGCTTCCACTAGCAAAAGCAGCCATCGCCTTTGTTTGGTTTATCTTAATCGCCAATATTTTCTACCCATTCCCGGGTAATGCTGCGATTGCGCTTTATATCATGACAGCATTCTTATTCTTCATGCACGGCCTGCAGATGCTGATTTTCATCGGTGCTTTTGGCGATAAGATCGAAATGTCACGTTGGGAGAAGTGGTCAATATTGATTTTCGGCGTCTTTGCCCTACTCGATATCCGACGCAAACACATGATGTAA
- a CDS encoding IS4 family transposase, whose amino-acid sequence MLSHWLIDVDDFANPESLSLFQKDLPLDWINQALSETNKASMRRRKLPAELVVWLVVGIGLYRDRPITDVLDKLDLKLSNSLGETIAPSAIPQARKRLTAKPLKSLFSITAKHWTQSEDAGDKWNGLSLFSIDGTQFRTHDNPSLAEHYQYVYYRKDRHTEYPIVRMCALTSLRSRLIHDVAFGESSKGEISYAKDLISSAVPNSLTIFDRCYLSAELMLNWQQEHGTSHWMTPIKSNVKYETIEQLDDDGRDLIVEMKVSPQARKQDPSLPETWKARLALYPDDGEQQPNHIQGLLTSLTDRKYSLKSLLDVYFERWEIENSYGEIKHDMLDDEILLRSQSVEGVEQEIWGILIAYNLIRLEISRIAKEAEVSPLRISFTMALRDIQDELMWCAIASPGSVPKKLRAMRERVKRYILPEKQKRPKDRTVRFSKTRYTVRSKHLK is encoded by the coding sequence ATGCTGTCACACTGGTTAATCGATGTTGACGATTTTGCTAATCCAGAATCTCTTTCTTTGTTCCAAAAAGACCTTCCGCTAGATTGGATAAACCAAGCTTTATCTGAAACGAACAAAGCGAGCATGCGCCGTAGAAAGTTACCTGCCGAACTTGTTGTATGGTTAGTCGTTGGTATTGGTCTATATCGAGATAGACCGATTACTGATGTACTCGATAAACTCGACCTCAAATTGTCTAATTCATTGGGTGAAACAATTGCACCTAGTGCAATTCCTCAGGCAAGAAAACGCCTCACCGCTAAGCCTTTAAAGTCATTATTCTCAATCACAGCAAAGCACTGGACACAGTCGGAAGATGCGGGTGATAAATGGAATGGTTTGAGCCTATTTTCAATCGATGGCACACAGTTTAGAACTCACGACAATCCAAGCTTAGCTGAGCATTATCAATATGTTTACTACCGAAAAGACAGGCACACTGAATATCCAATCGTTCGAATGTGCGCACTCACATCACTACGGAGTCGACTTATTCATGATGTGGCTTTTGGGGAAAGTTCTAAAGGTGAAATCAGCTATGCAAAAGATTTAATTTCATCAGCAGTCCCGAATTCATTGACCATTTTTGACCGTTGCTACTTGAGCGCAGAACTTATGCTTAACTGGCAACAAGAGCATGGGACAAGTCACTGGATGACGCCAATAAAGTCGAATGTGAAATATGAAACCATCGAGCAACTCGATGATGATGGGCGAGATCTGATTGTAGAGATGAAAGTCTCTCCACAAGCTAGAAAGCAAGACCCGAGCCTCCCGGAAACGTGGAAAGCTAGGCTGGCTCTATACCCCGATGATGGTGAACAACAACCCAATCATATACAAGGGCTGCTGACTTCTCTAACAGATAGAAAATACAGTTTAAAATCATTATTAGATGTGTACTTCGAAAGGTGGGAAATCGAGAATAGTTATGGCGAGATTAAGCATGACATGCTTGACGATGAAATTCTGCTCCGCAGTCAATCTGTAGAGGGTGTAGAGCAAGAGATATGGGGTATCCTTATCGCGTATAACTTAATCCGCCTGGAGATTAGCCGAATAGCAAAAGAGGCTGAAGTCTCACCACTTAGGATAAGCTTTACGATGGCACTTCGAGATATTCAAGATGAGCTAATGTGGTGTGCTATCGCCTCCCCAGGTTCGGTTCCCAAAAAGCTGCGAGCTATGAGAGAGCGAGTGAAACGTTATATTTTGCCCGAAAAACAAAAACGGCCCAAAGATAGGACCGTTCGTTTTAGTAAGACTCGCTACACTGTGCGATCTAAACACCTTAAATGA